ttctttaagtaatgaacgaataaactccatcttaaataaatatgaagatttatcagtatcaatatctgtggtagaatcttctgaaccggaaaaaaacctcatcagaaacagataagtcagaatgatgacggtcacctaaaaattcatctgaaatgtgagaagttttgaaagaccttttacgtttactggaaggaggaataacagacagagccttcctaatagaattagaaacaaattcttttacattaacaggaacatcctgaacagtagatgttgaaggaacaacaacaggtaaaggattattactaatggaaacacaatctgcattggaaagtttatcatgacagcttttaCAAACTacggctggaggaacagttaccacaagtttacaacatatgcacttaactttggtagaaccagcatcaggcagcgtctgtccattagtggattttgatccagggtcaggatgagacatcttgcaatatgtaatagaaaaaacaacatataaagcaaaattatcaaattccctaaatgacagttttaggaatgggaaagaatgcaagataataagcttctagaaaccagaagcaatgaaaagaaaatgtttaaataatgtgagtaaaaaagacgcccacatttttttggcgcaaaaaaatgtcagaatatgcatgcgtaacagaatacaacttccggcgtaaattacgtcgccggaaatgacaaaaaattttagcgccaaaaaaagtttgcgccaaaaatgacgtaataaaaagaaacattttctgcccccgcgagcctaacagcatgcaggaaaaaatggccaaatgaaatttttcaaggtaagaaaaaataattaaatgcattatcccaataatgaaactgacagtctgtatagaaaaggaatactgattatcctgaatcaaggcaaatataagtttatagacatatatttagaactttacatataaagtgcccaaccatagcgcagagtgtcacaaaaaataagacttacttaccccaggacactcctctacatgtagtagatagccaaaccagtactgaaacgagaatcagtagaggtaatggtatataagagtatatcgtcgatctgaaaagggaggtaggagaagaaatctctacgaccgataacagagaacctatgaaatagatcccctagaggtagaccattgtattcaaataggcaatactctcttcacatccctctgacattcactgcactctgagaggaaaactgggcttcaacctgttgcgaagcgcatatcaacgaagaatcttaagcacaaacttacttcaccacctccacgggaggcaaagtttgtaaaactgaattgtgggtgtggtgaggggtgtatttataggcattttaaggtttgggaaactttgcccctcctggaaggaatgtatatcccatacgtcactagctcatggactcttgctaattacatgaaagaaatattatttgAATATATCCTTTGAATAACCGATAGTAGTGTATATGTAATTTATGTACATCAGACTAGGATAGCTGTCTGTGTGTCACAATCGTGCAAGTCTTGCACACATTGTATTGTTTAAGTTACAATTGGATATGTCATACCTTTAGTATAGGGTGGGACCCCTGTACTAAGGATGAGAGTATATACCATGATGTACAATAGGAATAATCATGATCTTGGATAGAGGTGAGGGTACCTTCAGCTCTGGTGTTAGAGTTTATATGTTATAATAAGGTTtaccaattatatatatacatatatacacacataatccaTCACAACAACAGCGTGAGTTGGAATATGAACGTATTAAGAACAGAGTATAGAGATCCAGTCAAAACTGTTAGACGAGTGTGTTAGGGAAACAAATGTAATAATGAATAGGCTGGGTATGAGATATCTGATATTCAAAGGGAGGATGTATCTGAGCCTTCATTGATTCTACCATATTCTACCCTATTCGATCGTAACAGGATATTCCACTGATAATTCTGCTACATTTAGGATCGACTTATACTGCTATATGGtgcctttattaaccccttaaggaccagcgacgtaccctgtatgtcactggcctttttttgggacttgattcttttatagcgtggtcttgccaccagcgttgagactgctctattccacaaagcctgctggagggagggtattaatagcgtcttcttgctagacttgtgctattatgtcctgaaaaaaaccttaatgaccagtgacatacagggtacattgtggtcattaaggggttaagatgtaGATATATCAGATAGAGTGAATATGTTAATAGAAATCATATTTGAGCCCTAGACGTAACACCAAATTGAAACATAATCTAAAGTCaagtttaatataaaaaagttAGATTATGTATGTTTTGTGTTGTAGACTTCGGACAATAACCCGAACCAGGTCAATGAATGTCGTCAGGTTCCTATAGTAAAAATATGTGTAGTTCATCTACCGTTACTGTTTAAAAGTCTCAGTGCACGAATGAATAAAATGGAGGTAATGGTCAATATTTCGATAATGATATAGTCATAGTATATAGACATCAGTTCACATTAATAAATTAATGGTTAAGAAATATGGCCTTGCTGTCATGTCGGTATTTACTAATGGAGACTGGGTGTTTAAGACCTGTAGATGGTGTAGACCATTCATAGTGAGACCTGACTGTTAGCTTCTATAAAGGAAATTCAAGTCATTATTCAGTGTAGGACAAAAATGTATGCTATTTAGGTTCAATTTCGGACGGGATTGTGACCAACTAGTCGTAGGTGTTCTAGATGGGTAATATGACTTGGTGCTAGTTCTATTTAATATGTGAAAACCCATAGAACCTGGTCGGTATCTGTTTACTTAAGACTCAGTAGATGGGATAGATCCTCCTTGTTATTCAGGcccttagggtaaaggcaatcCAATTAAAAAACCCATCTAGATTCTGATATAAGTAACTTCTTATCGTAATCACCGCCCCTCCAATTGGGTTTTACCAGTTGAATCCCATAATAGCTCAGATCCTTCAAATTACCCTTATGGTAGGTGGTAAAATGCCTATACATGGCGGTATCGGTGTTGCCGTGTTCAACCTGTAAGAGGTGTTCACGAATTCTGTCTCTCAGGTATCTTGAGGTTTGACCTACGTACTGTAGTCCACAGCTACATTGAACAACGTAGATGACACCTTTATTGCTGCATCTTATCAGGTCCttaatttcatatttcatatttgagTTGTGAGACTGAAAGTTCTTGATCTTTAGGCCCTTCTTGCATGCCTTGCAGCTAATGCATAGGAAGAAACCCTTTATATTCCTACCAAAGACATCTTTCACTCGTGTTGTTTTCAACCGTGGGATGCTGGGAGACAATATATTCTTCAAATTGTCTGATCTTCTATAGATGAATTTTGGTTTGTTTGCAAGCATCTCTCCTATAgtgtcgtcattttttttaacAGAGGCCAATTTTTCTCTATTATACGTCTATTTTCGCTGTATTGGGTTATGAATGCGACGTCTATAGAGTTGTTATCATGGgtaaacctgtttttttttgtctttgtatcTGAGGAGTTCCTTTCGGTCTCTTCTTCTGACTTCCTCTATGTCTCTATTGAGTTTATCTTCCTCGTATCCTCTCTCCAAAAAACGTATTTTTAGAATTTCAGCCTGTTTTTCCCATTGTTCAGAGTCTGAGCAATTTTTCTTGAGCCTGAGTAGCTGTCCCTTCGGAATATTTTGTTTCCACTTGGTGTGATGGCAGCTATCGATATGAatgtaattattacagtctacGGGTTTGAAGTAGGTTGAGGTCTTTAGTTTACCATCCTCTACtgttatttttagatccagaaatgtGATCTCTGTACTGCTAATTTCATGTGTGAATCTCAGGTTATGTGTGTTGTTATTCATAACATAAATGGTATACTCCAAATCTTCTATTGAGCCCTTCCATAACATAACAGccactggcaacgagcagggaaggagaagcGGCGCCCCTGTCAACAGCTGGAGCGGCGCAGCGTgacatgaagccgtggactctcctcccattaagatggaaattataTGCACGTGAAACGCctgtaaggtttaaaaaaatgtacatgagtgaaaacatgataaatacataaaaaatgtttttaaaggtaaattaattaaataaatatataacaataacctAAGAGGCTAATAGATTgccaaataacaaaaaatatagtaCTTAACATTGGACACCCTACTAATGGAGAAAGCAGTAGGAAaccaaaaccagtgctgaaacataacagcagaggatctggaataggagtatattcacGAACCAACAGAAAGAGGCAAAGGACACGTCCCTGTGACACATGTGGAAAGGCTTGTGATTAAATCCCAATAGGTGAAAAATATATGACTACTTATACTACAAATAAATCGCTCAAAaaatcactgtactctgaggggagaACCCCTCCCACCAAAGAATCAAATGGATTGtggcctctcaccacctgtatgaaataaatatttttattacaatttcaatACACAAGATTATTGAGGGTATTTTTTCAAATGTAGTCAAAACATTTatagatttataaatatattaagaaacctttctaaaataattcagcgtttttatttttaataaaaatttgtatttggaaatcaaaaaaacaaaatattttatttgttttatttgttataatTCAGCACTATGCATTTTATGCAGCTAAGGGGATTATCCTAAAATAGATAAGGGCTTAACATAGGGGTTCACTCTGTGTAAAATATAAGAATGTGTTATCTCCCAAATTAATTTTCTGATGCACAATAAATTTTAACTTCGGAGAAAAACTTTTCCCACGTTTAGAACATGAGAATTCATAAAGAATGCTTTTCCCAcgtttcagaacatgaaaatgctttctctcctttaTGAATTCtctgatatttaaccccttaaggaccacagcacttttccgttttctgaccgtttgggaccaagactatttttacatttctgcgttttttgtgtttagctgcattttcctcttactaatttactgtacacacacatattatatacagtttttctcgacattaaacggactttctaaagataccattattttgaaCATATAATttactagaattttttttataaaatatgatcaaaaatgaaaaaaacccacgTTTTCTAActctgacccccaaaatcttacacaaATCTTACACACCAAAaaaaccaatgctaaatagtttctaaattttgtcctgagtctagaaatacccaatgtttacatgttctttgcttttttttcaagttatagggcaataaatacaagtagcactttgatatttccaaaacttttatttttaaaaatagcgatagttacattggaacactgatatctgtcaggaatccctgaatatcccttgacatgtatatacatttttttagaagacaacccaaagtattaatctagggacattttggtaaatttcaggccaccatttcaccgccaaatgaaaaaatattgttgactactttttcacaaatttttcactaactttaggtttctcactgaatttatttacaaacagcttgagcaattattgcacaaattgttataaatgcttctctgggatcccctttgttcagaaatagcagatatttatagctttggtattatttgttggtaattagaaggccgctaaacgttgcagcgcaccacacttgtattatgccttgcagtgaaggggttaattagttagcctgtagggagcttgaagggttaattttagctttagtgtagagatcaccctcccacctgacacatcccaccccctgatccctcccaaacagctctcttccctccctcaccccacaattgtccccgccatcttaagtactggaagaaagtctgccagtactaaaataaaagtttttttttaaatatattctgctgtgtaggatcccccccttagtccccagcctccctgatcccccaaagagctctctaaccctccccccactatttGCCCCCATTTTGGtaattggcagctgtctgccagtacccactttgcaatcaaatgtggtgtttttgtaaaaaaataaagcccactttttctgtagtgtagctgccccctccataccctaccccctccctgatcccttttTTAGTTGTTAAATATCCCCCTCCTCtaccacccaccaccctctcccaccacttcaaaTTTACAAATGCCTTAGATTGCAGCCGTGCATGCGCACACACTGGATAACCTCCAGAAGTTTCCCAGTGATGGACCGCCCACCCttctccctgcagctgctcccacccttTCTGCATTGGTGTGCCAAAAATAGTGTCTCAATatcgaggaatcactgcaataccttgaaagcggctggaagcgatcagaatCGCTTCCACAGCTTGAAACCCCTatggacgtacagggtacatcctttgtcattaaagggacagtcaacaccacaatttttgttgtttagaaggatagataatccctttattacccattccccagtattgcaaaaacaacactgttatattaatacactttttacttctttgactaacttgtatctaagcatcttctgaccgcccctaatcacatgacttttagttattatctattgacttgcattttagccaattagtgcagtgtctgccactagccacgggcgtgatcacaatgctatctatatggcctacatgagcttgctctcccctgctgtgaaaagtaaataaaatagaggcggccttcaagggcttagaaattatcatatgtacctccctatgtttagctttcaactaagaataccaagagaacaaagcaaaattgttgataaaagtaaattggaaagttgtttaaaatgacatgccctatttgaaaaatgaaagtttttttggacttgactgtccctttaactgaccatttttgtaggatgtaccctgtatgtccttggtcgttaaggagttaataaTAGTTTACTTctgattaaaacatttcccacattcaacacgtgaaaatgctttctctcctgtatgaattttctgatggcttCTAAGAGTTGATTTTTTTTactaaaacacttcccacattcacgacatgaaaatgctttatcttgtATGAATTATCTGATGTCTAATAAGAGTCGATTTGtcagtaaaacacttcccacattcaccacataaaaatgctttctctcctttaTGAATTCTCTGATGATCAATAAGAGTtgatttccaagtaaaacattgcccacattcagaacatgaaaatgctttctctcctgtatgaattttctgatggcctCTAAGAGTTGATTTGTCaataaaacacttcccacattcagaacatgaaaatgctttctctcctgtatgagttctCTGATGTCTAATAAGAACTGATGTcagagcaaaacatttcccacattcagaacatgaaaatgctttctctcctgtatgtatTTTCTGATGGTTTCTAAGAGTTGATGtctgagcaaaacatttcccacattcagaacatgaaaatgatttCTCTCCTGTATGTATTTTCTGATGGTTTCTAAGAGTtgatttccaagtaaaacatttcccacattcagaacatgaaaatgctttctctcctgtatgaattttctgatggcctCTAAGAGTTGATTTGTCaataaaacacttcccacattcagaacatgaaaatactttctctcctgtatgaattctcTGATGTCTATTAAGAAATGATTtctgagcaaaacatttcccacattcagaacatgaaaatgctttctctcctgtatgtatTTTCTGATGGTTTCTAAGAGTTGATGtctgagcaaaacatttcccacattcagaacatgaaaatgctttctctcttgTATGTATTTTCTGATGGTTTCTAAGAGTTAATTTCAAAGTAAAACTcatcccacattcagaacatgaaaacatattctctcctgtatgaattttctgatggttTCTAAGAGTTGATTTTAAAGTAAAAGAcatcccacattcagaacatgaaaatacgttctctcctgtatgaattttctgatggttTCTAAGAGATGATTTCCAAGTAAAACAcatcccacattcagaacatgaaaatgctttctctcctgtatgaattttctgatgtctcaTAAGAGTTGATTTCTGAACAAAACATTtatcacattcagaacatgaaaatgctttctctcctgtatgaattttctgatgtctcaTAAGAGTTGATTTCCAAGTAAAAcccttcccacattcagaacatgaaaatgcattctctcctgtatgaattttctgatgtctcaTAAGAGTtgatttccaagtaaaacattCCCCACATtctgaacatgaaaatgctttctctcctgtatgtatTTTCTGATGGTTTCTAAGAGTTGATTTCAAAGTAAAACACTTactacattcagaacatgaaaatgcgtactctcctgtatgaattttctgatgcgtcaTAAGAGTTGATTTCTTAGCAAAACATttctcacattcagaacatgaaaatgctttctctcctgtatgacttttctgatgtctaataagagttgatttgtcaataaaacatttctcacattcagaacatgtaaatgctttctctcctgtatgaatattttgttttaaaagatttgatTTCTTGGTAAAAAAAATCCCATATTCAGAACATAAATTTTCCATGttgcttctttgattttgaagaagattGAAACAAGTATCTGTATTTTCACCATGGCTAGGACTAGGATTACTGAAGTTTGTAAATTCACCTGTTAAAATATACAATGGGATTAATGTTGGTTATTAATGacataattattatattttgaggACATTTCAACTGTTATGAATGAGGGTCTACCACAAGAGTAAGAGGCAGGCTATGACCCCCTACACCTTTCCCTAGCTTCAtgctaatgcttaaagggatatgaaacccaacatttttctttcattcagataatacaatttaaaaaagtttccaatttacttctcttatcaaatgtgcatcattctcatgttattctttattgaagagatatctaggttaGCAGCTTGCACATGCCTgaagtactacatgataggaaattagtgctgcaatctagtgctcttgctaagttgttgcaaaactgctgtc
This genomic stretch from Bombina bombina isolate aBomBom1 chromosome 4, aBomBom1.pri, whole genome shotgun sequence harbors:
- the LOC128657208 gene encoding oocyte zinc finger protein XlCOF6-like isoform X1, which codes for MSDKNQTSDLPGAQGGRLEENPGTGLLNVKEEDETDDMNSHQTEIHCSLPADEDNAGIVKVEITEDLCVKHQLGAPDKETSDSISPGRMDVTPSDGSVVEHRGEPYVCNYMKTEEDEVPINTATGDVKTEVTLNTEQTNDLEPLKQEISDNISTGDVKTEVTLNTEQTNDLEPLKQEISDNISTGDVKTEVTLNSEHTNDLYVKSQQEAVKQEISNNISTGEFTNFSNPSPSHGENTDTCFNLLQNQRSNMENLCSEYGIFFTKKSNLLKQNIHTGEKAFTCSECEKCFIDKSTLIRHQKSHTGEKAFSCSECEKCFAKKSTLMTHQKIHTGEYAFSCSECSKCFTLKSTLRNHQKIHTGEKAFSCSECGECFTWKSTLMRHQKIHTGENAFSCSECGKGFTWKSTLMRHQKIHTGEKAFSCSECDKCFVQKSTLMRHQKIHTGEKAFSCSECGMCFTWKSSLRNHQKIHTGENVFSCSECGMSFTLKSTLRNHQKIHTGENMFSCSECGMSFTLKLTLRNHQKIHTREKAFSCSECGKCFAQTSTLRNHQKIHTGEKAFSCSECGKCFAQKSFLNRHQRIHTGEKVFSCSECGKCFIDKSTLRGHQKIHTGEKAFSCSECGKCFTWKSTLRNHQKIHTGEKSFSCSECGKCFAQTSTLRNHQKIHTGEKAFSCSECGKCFALTSVLIRHQRTHTGEKAFSCSECGKCFIDKSTLRGHQKIHTGEKAFSCSECGQCFTWKSTLIDHQRIHKGEKAFLCGECGKCFTDKSTLIRHQIIHTR